The nucleotide sequence CACGTCAAGATTGGCGACGGGGTGAGTATCGTGGCGGCTCTGACCACCGATGCACGCTTCACGCCGTCAGACCAGGATATGGGCGAAGGACTCCCTCCGGCGCCGTACTTCCTGGCACTCACCGCACAGGGGCAGATCATGCGACTGCCGCTGGCACCGTTTCGAGTCCCGTCGACGAAATCCGGTCGCAAATACTGCCGTCCCGTTGAGGGTGACCGGGTTGTCTGGGTCGAACTCGTCCGTGACGCGACATCGCTGTTCGTCGCCACGAAGCAGGCACGAATCATCCATTTTTCCATGGACGACGTTCCGATCCTGTCCGGGGCAGGGAAGGGGGTTCGCGGGATCAAGCTGTCCGACGACAAAGACGAGGTGCTCGGCGCAGCTCAAATGTCACGACCCAGCGACTGTCTGCGCGTCCAGACCTCGGGCGATAAGGTGCTGGTTTTTGGACAAATGAAGTACGAAGTCACGGCGCGCGGCGGGAAAGGGATTCGGGCCGCCCAGCGAAGTTCTTTCACGCATGTTATTCGTCCTGAAATCGCTCTGGTCGATTGGGCGGCGATCGAGGCAGAGAAGGGGTAGAACGCATGACGCGGGCGACAAGGCGGGCCAGCAGACTGTTCGACATGAGGCGACACACCTCGTGCATTGACTCTGTTAACGCCCGCCTCCAGCTCGTCGCCCGTACATTCCCGCGCGACAAGTCCGTGCGCCATACGACCATTCAAACTGATCCGGCACGAACACCGCTCGTGCCGTCACTACACCTGACGCCCTGTCTCGAGCGAGATGGGCAAAGGTCCCGAAACCCGTTCAAGTCAAACCAACACGGAAGTGTTTATGTCCAGCGCTGACTATACATCAAAAGATATCGAAGTCCTGGAGGGACTGGATCACGTCCGCATGCGCCCATCGATGTACATCGGCGGAACCGACACGCGCGGACTGCATCACCTCATGTGGGAAATCGTCGATAACTGCGTCGACGAACACCTGGCCGGACACTGCACCGAGATCACGGTGACACTGCACAAGGACGGCGCCTCGTGCACTGTCGAAGACAACGGCCGTGGGATCCCCGTCGATGTTCATCCCAAAACGAAAAAGTCGACACTGGAAACCGTGCTGACGACGCTGAACGCCGGGGGCAAGTTCAACAGCCAGGCCTATGCCCGCAGCGGCGGTCTACACGGGGTTGGATCCTCCGTAACGAACGCGCTGTCGAGCGAAATGACTGCGACCGTTTACCGCGACGGTTTCGAGTACACCCAGCGTTACAAGCGAGGCCGTCCGACGACGCCGGTCAAACAGGTCAGACCCTTCCGGGGCCACGGAACCACGATCTATTTTCGTCCGGACGAAGAGATCTTCACCAAGACGGCGTTTAACTCGGAAACGATCCGGCAGCATCTGGAGGATATCGCCTACATCCACGCGGGACTGAAACTGACGTTCACGGATGAGGCCAAGAAAGAGAAACACGAGTTCCTGCATCCTGACGGGATTGTGTCATATCTGGAAAAGATTCTGAAAGAAGGCCAGAAGAAATCGATTCATGAACAGGCTTTCTCGGCCTCGCGCGAAGATGGTTCGGTCAAGATCGAAGCGGTCCTTCGCTGGACCGAGGCGACCGACGAACAGGTCCGCAGTTACGTCAACGGGATTCGGACCCACGCCGGTGGGACGCACGAGTCGGGCTTCCGCTCGGCCGTGGCCAAAGCCGTCCGAAACTACATGGAAGTTCATGACATCAAGATCAAGGGGGTGACCATCGAGAATTCCGACATCCGTGAAGGGGTGCTGGGAATTCTGTCAGTCTTTCTCTCGAATCCGATGTTCCAGGGTCAAACAAAAGAGAAACTCAACAATCCCGAAATGAGCGCTGCGGTTGAAGGGGTGGTCCGTCCCGCTCTGGAAACGTGGCTCAACACCAATCCGACCATCGCCGATGCCGTTGTCGGCCGGATTGTTCTGGCAGCAAGGGCCCGTCAGGCCAGTCGCGAAGCCGCCACGGAAGTGCGTCGCAAGTCCCCGACCTCGAGACGAACCAGTCTTCCCGGAAAGCTACTCGACTGCCGAGCAACCAACCCGTCCGAAGCAGAACTCTTCATCGTGGAAGGTCAGTCTGCAGGTGGAACCGCCGGTATGGGACGGGACAGTCGCACACAGGCAATCCTGCCGCTGCGCGGCAAGATCCTGAACACGGAATCCCTCGCCACCAGCAAAATTCTGGAAAGCCAGGAAATCAAGGACCTCGTCGAGACGCTGGGAACCGGCGTTGGCCCCCACTTCGACATACGACAACTGAGATATGACAAAATCATCCTGATGATGGATGCCGACAGCGACGGATACCACATCAGTACGCTGCTGCTGACGTTCTTCTTCCGGCACATGCGCGACCTGATCACGAATCGCAAGCTCTACCTGGCGCAACCACCGCTCTACAAGATTCAGGTCGGCACCCAGATCATGTACGCTCAGGATGACGCCCACAAAGAAGAAATTCTGGCCGGACTGCCTGCCAACCGAAAACCTGAAATCGGCCGGTTCAAAGGACTGGGTGAAATGACTGCCAACCAGTTGAAAGAAACGACCCTCGACCCCAAGACACGGACGTTGCTCGCCGTCGACATCGACAGCCTGGTCGACGCGGACAAGACGTTCTCGCAACTACTCGGAAAGGACGCCAGCGAACGGTATCGCATCATCATGAGCGATGCCAATCTGGTCGACGACCTGGACGTCTAACCTGGAACGGGGCAGTGCAAGGGAGCGATCCTGGTCGCAGTGGGTTTCATCGGGCCTTTTAAAACTGTCTTGGATGATCCCATTTTGTACAGAACGGTAACGCACCCGTGGCAATTGCCGAGATGGGTGAGACCTGAGAAGAAACGAAATTTTTCCCGCGTTCAATTTCGTGGCGTTGGTCAAATACCGATATGGATAATCTCATCGCAACGATGAGCGATTGTTTTAACCCAGTAAAGGAATGTTGAATGAAACTCCCAGGGATTCTCTTTTCAGCGGCGCTGTGCCTGACATGCATCGGGACTGTCGACGCGTTCCCGTCGATTCCCGGATACATCAAGGAGGGTTACAAGGACGACGGCGAATACAAACCGTTCCTGGAAACGCTCGATTCGCTGAAGTCGAAGTGCGATGTCTGCCACAAGCCTGGCGCTGACAAGAAGGCCAAAGGACACGGTCTGAACGACTTCGGCAAAGTCTTCCATGACCGGTTCAAACACCGTGATTACACCGCAGCGGACAAGGCCAAGAACACCGAAGAAGCGATGAAGGTCTTCAAGGCCGCGTGGGAGAAATCGGTCATCGAAAAGAACGCCGACGGAAAGGTGTTTCTCGACCTCATTAAGGAAGGAAAAATTCCAGCCAAGAACGACTGAGGCAATGGAAGAAACTCGTGCACCGTGAAGTGGCCTTCCCACTCCCGTTGCACCTCCCGCCAAGCAGCACTGGCCCGTCGATGGACAGGCCAGTGCCGCTGGCGCATGCACCACCCGAAACGGAAAGAAAACAAGCAACGCGGGAAAGGTCTTTTTCTCAATCCGCAAATTGTCTTAGCCCCGGACTTTAGTTAGTCACCGACGACGTCACGCGATGAAGTCGGCAACTCTCAGTGGGGTCACTCCGAGTTTGAGCTCGACCCAGCCCGGAATGCTTCCGATTGGAAGACTGCGTTCATCTTCGCAGAGATATCATTGGGGTTAGACTGGGACTTCTTTTTGTCATCTTCCATGTCGAGAGCGATTTCATTGGTCCCCGAGTCACGAACAGTAATTCGCAGGGGAGTCCTTCCTTCGCTCTGATACACCGCAGGTATGGGCTTAGGGGGCGCCGCACTGATCGCAGATCTTACCATCACCTTGAATTCACCAAGCGGCAGACCATCACCAATCTTATAGGTGGTGAACTCGACATTCCCCTCTTTGTCCACCATCCCCACGGCAGTCCGGGCGTCTTTCTCCTTGGACAGCGGAGCTAGTAAGAGTTGGCAAGGACCGAATGGCTCACCGTCCAGTCGTACAACGGCGGATGCTTTATGAACTTTCGGATTTCCTGAACCGCAACCCGTCACCGCCAGTGCGGTCACACATACGATCCAGCTTAAAAAGATTCTGCTAGAGAACATATTTCACTCCTTCGCAGGAAGAGGTAACAACTAATGAACTTGCTGCGGGCATCGCGATGACACCCGCAGCAATTCAGTACTTCAAA is from Schlesneria sp. DSM 10557 and encodes:
- a CDS encoding type IIA DNA topoisomerase subunit B, with amino-acid sequence MSSADYTSKDIEVLEGLDHVRMRPSMYIGGTDTRGLHHLMWEIVDNCVDEHLAGHCTEITVTLHKDGASCTVEDNGRGIPVDVHPKTKKSTLETVLTTLNAGGKFNSQAYARSGGLHGVGSSVTNALSSEMTATVYRDGFEYTQRYKRGRPTTPVKQVRPFRGHGTTIYFRPDEEIFTKTAFNSETIRQHLEDIAYIHAGLKLTFTDEAKKEKHEFLHPDGIVSYLEKILKEGQKKSIHEQAFSASREDGSVKIEAVLRWTEATDEQVRSYVNGIRTHAGGTHESGFRSAVAKAVRNYMEVHDIKIKGVTIENSDIREGVLGILSVFLSNPMFQGQTKEKLNNPEMSAAVEGVVRPALETWLNTNPTIADAVVGRIVLAARARQASREAATEVRRKSPTSRRTSLPGKLLDCRATNPSEAELFIVEGQSAGGTAGMGRDSRTQAILPLRGKILNTESLATSKILESQEIKDLVETLGTGVGPHFDIRQLRYDKIILMMDADSDGYHISTLLLTFFFRHMRDLITNRKLYLAQPPLYKIQVGTQIMYAQDDAHKEEILAGLPANRKPEIGRFKGLGEMTANQLKETTLDPKTRTLLAVDIDSLVDADKTFSQLLGKDASERYRIIMSDANLVDDLDV